One window from the genome of Candidatus Zixiibacteriota bacterium encodes:
- a CDS encoding 2-oxoacid:acceptor oxidoreductase family protein, whose product MAHRLLDKIQVPTDRFEMRLSGSGGQGMIFASVVLSKAIGTGEQAKKVCQSQSYGPEARGGASKSDVVVSSDEIYYPKAMKLDLLLAMTQEALDKYFGDLKGDGILIVDSSLVSEYPADRAYALEFTRMARNDIGSIMVANVIALGSIAALTGLVSCEKLTEAVLQHAPKGTEDKNRRAVELGWEEALKLKK is encoded by the coding sequence ATGGCACATCGGTTACTCGACAAGATACAGGTTCCGACCGACCGGTTCGAGATGCGGCTGTCGGGGTCGGGCGGCCAGGGAATGATATTCGCCTCGGTCGTGCTGTCGAAGGCGATCGGGACCGGCGAGCAGGCGAAGAAAGTCTGCCAGAGCCAGTCGTACGGTCCGGAGGCGCGCGGCGGGGCATCGAAGTCCGACGTGGTGGTGTCCTCGGACGAGATCTACTACCCGAAGGCGATGAAGCTTGACCTGCTGCTGGCGATGACGCAGGAGGCCCTGGACAAGTACTTCGGGGATCTCAAGGGCGACGGGATCCTGATCGTGGATTCCTCGCTGGTCAGCGAATACCCGGCGGACCGGGCCTACGCGCTGGAGTTCACACGCATGGCGCGGAACGACATCGGGAGCATCATGGTGGCCAACGTGATCGCGCTGGGATCGATCGCCGCCCTCACCGGGTTGGTCTCGTGTGAGAAGCTGACCGAGGCGGTGCTGCAGCACGCGCCCAAGGGGACCGAGGACAAGAACCGCCGGGCCGTCGAGCTCGGGTGGGAGGAGGCGCTGAAGCTGAAGAAGTAG
- a CDS encoding 2-oxoacid:ferredoxin oxidoreductase subunit beta, translated as MATVTDSKESRKQRSDVTLGYLRPGKKFPNVWCPGCGIGVVMGAFIRALDKLGYGKDEVVMVSGIGCSSRMPVYMDFNSLHTTHGRALPFATGVKFARPEMKVVVITGDGDALAIGGNHFIHACRRNIDITTILINNNIYGMTGGQGSPTTPANAFSTTTPYGNSEKHFDACELAKAAGATWVGRGTVYHTPQLENLITKALEHKGFSLVEAVSNCHTYFGRLNRQGDAVTMLQSFKENAVMASKAKSMTKEELEGKFTIGVLHDDTQTSEFCDEYRMLVERVRAKKK; from the coding sequence ATGGCCACTGTGACCGACAGCAAAGAGAGCCGGAAGCAGCGGTCGGACGTGACCCTGGGCTACCTTCGGCCGGGGAAGAAATTCCCGAACGTGTGGTGTCCGGGCTGCGGGATCGGCGTGGTGATGGGGGCGTTCATCCGCGCCCTCGACAAGCTCGGGTACGGCAAGGACGAGGTGGTCATGGTCTCGGGGATCGGCTGTTCGAGCCGGATGCCGGTGTACATGGATTTCAACTCGCTCCACACGACCCACGGACGGGCGCTGCCGTTTGCGACCGGTGTGAAGTTCGCGCGGCCGGAGATGAAAGTGGTCGTGATCACGGGCGACGGCGACGCGCTGGCGATCGGCGGGAATCACTTCATTCACGCCTGCCGGCGCAACATCGACATCACCACCATCCTCATCAACAACAACATCTACGGCATGACCGGGGGACAGGGATCGCCGACGACACCGGCCAACGCGTTTTCGACAACCACCCCCTACGGGAACTCCGAGAAGCACTTCGACGCGTGCGAGCTGGCCAAGGCGGCGGGGGCGACCTGGGTCGGGCGGGGGACGGTCTACCACACGCCCCAGTTGGAGAACCTGATCACCAAGGCGCTCGAACACAAGGGCTTTTCGCTGGTGGAGGCGGTGTCCAACTGCCACACCTATTTCGGGCGGCTCAACCGGCAGGGGGACGCGGTGACGATGCTCCAGTCGTTCAAGGAAAACGCGGTCATGGCGAGCAAGGCCAAGTCGATGACCAAGGAGGAACTGGAGGGGAAGTTCACAATCGGCGTGCTCCACGACGACACCCAGACGAGCGAGTTCTGCGACGAGTACCGGATGCTGGTCGAGCGCGTCCGGGCCAAGAAGAAATGA